In Pengzhenrongella sicca, a single genomic region encodes these proteins:
- a CDS encoding carbohydrate ABC transporter permease — MSTTAAPVARAAGPAVGARGASPARGRRRGSRGNRPRGHGTRTLLGAVAVAVALVWAFPVYWMVNSALLSNVQLQSLTPTFTPFGGSLDNFTAVISGSSFLTALRVSLLVSLVTVAAALVLAFLSALAISRFRFRGRKSFIVAVLVVQMLPAEGLFIAQYKLVGSLNLLNTVLGVSIIYIAAVVPFTIWMLRGFVAGVPIELEEAAMVDGLGRTQAFLRITLPLLAPGLVASGVYAFLQAWNEFTVALVLMQTADMQTLPIWLRTFLQSSAARETDWGQVMAASTLIAVPVIVFFLLVQSRMTSGLVAGAVKG; from the coding sequence ATGAGCACGACCGCCGCCCCGGTGGCGCGCGCCGCAGGCCCCGCGGTCGGCGCGCGCGGCGCGAGTCCCGCGCGCGGCCGCCGCCGCGGCAGCCGCGGCAACCGACCCCGTGGGCACGGCACCCGGACGCTGCTGGGCGCCGTCGCCGTCGCCGTGGCGCTCGTGTGGGCGTTCCCGGTCTACTGGATGGTCAACTCCGCGCTGCTGTCGAACGTCCAGCTCCAGTCGCTCACCCCGACCTTCACGCCGTTCGGCGGCTCGCTCGACAATTTCACGGCCGTGATCAGCGGCTCGAGCTTCCTCACGGCGCTGCGCGTCAGCCTGTTGGTGAGCCTGGTCACCGTCGCGGCGGCGCTCGTCCTCGCGTTCTTGTCGGCCCTGGCCATCAGCCGGTTCCGGTTCCGCGGCCGGAAGTCGTTCATCGTGGCGGTCCTCGTGGTGCAGATGCTGCCCGCCGAGGGGCTGTTCATCGCGCAGTACAAGCTCGTGGGCAGCCTGAACCTCCTGAACACGGTGCTCGGCGTCTCGATCATCTACATCGCCGCCGTCGTGCCCTTCACCATCTGGATGCTGCGCGGCTTCGTCGCCGGCGTCCCGATCGAGCTCGAGGAGGCCGCGATGGTCGACGGGCTCGGCCGGACGCAGGCGTTCCTGCGGATCACGCTGCCGCTGCTCGCCCCCGGCCTCGTCGCGTCGGGCGTGTACGCGTTCCTGCAGGCCTGGAACGAGTTCACGGTCGCGCTCGTGCTCATGCAGACGGCCGACATGCAGACGCTGCCCATCTGGCTGCGCACCTTCCTGCAGTCCAGCGCGGCCCGGGAGACCGACTGGGGGCAGGTGATGGCGGCCTCGACCCTCATCGCCGTCCCCGTGATCGTCTTCTTCCTGCTGGTGCAGTCCCGGATGACCTCCGGCCTGGTCGCGGGCGCGGTGAAGGGCTGA
- a CDS encoding DUF3039 domain-containing protein, with the protein MSEPLPPVPGPDDPFGEQPGGGTGTSTSVLEREETAQEVEPGDHERFAHYVRKNKIMDSALSGKPVIALCGKVWVPGRDPKKFPVCPVCKEIYDGLRSPKDGGPGSSGGPAGSDSSGGK; encoded by the coding sequence ATGAGTGAGCCGCTTCCCCCCGTGCCTGGTCCCGACGATCCTTTCGGTGAGCAGCCGGGGGGTGGCACGGGCACGTCGACGAGCGTGCTCGAGCGTGAGGAGACGGCGCAGGAGGTCGAGCCCGGCGACCACGAGCGCTTCGCGCACTACGTGCGCAAGAACAAGATCATGGACTCCGCGCTGTCCGGAAAGCCCGTGATCGCGCTGTGCGGGAAGGTCTGGGTCCCGGGCCGGGACCCGAAGAAGTTCCCGGTCTGCCCCGTCTGCAAGGAGATCTACGACGGGCTGCGCAGCCCCAAGGACGGCGGCCCCGGCAGTTCCGGCGGTCCCGCCGGCTCCGACTCCTCCGGCGGAAAGTGA
- the nagB gene encoding glucosamine-6-phosphate deaminase yields MEVIIAKPDELARLAACAYEQLLRRRPDAVLGLATGSSPLAVYDELVRRHTDEGLSFAQARAFNLDEYVGLPAEHPQRYLNVIRHDFTDRVDFAPGAVQGPDGLADDLAAACTSYEDAIAAAGGVDLQIMGIGTDGHIAFNEPGSSLASSTRIKTLTEQTRADNARFFGGDVDKVPQHCLTQGLATVMRARHIVLVATGRSKADAIHQLVEGPVSAMWPGTILQHHPHVSVLVDTAAASRLQLADYFRSTYAAKPAWQGL; encoded by the coding sequence ATGGAAGTAATCATCGCCAAGCCCGACGAGCTCGCACGCCTCGCTGCCTGCGCCTACGAGCAGCTCCTGCGACGTCGTCCCGACGCCGTCCTGGGACTCGCAACCGGATCGAGCCCGCTCGCGGTGTACGACGAGCTGGTGCGGCGGCACACGGACGAGGGGCTGTCCTTCGCGCAGGCCCGCGCGTTCAACCTCGACGAGTACGTCGGCCTGCCGGCCGAGCATCCCCAGCGGTACCTCAACGTCATCCGCCACGACTTCACCGACCGGGTGGACTTCGCGCCCGGCGCGGTGCAGGGCCCGGATGGCCTCGCCGACGACCTCGCCGCGGCGTGCACCTCCTACGAGGACGCCATCGCCGCGGCCGGCGGTGTCGACCTGCAGATCATGGGGATCGGCACCGACGGGCACATCGCGTTCAACGAGCCCGGCTCGTCGCTGGCCTCCAGCACGCGCATCAAGACCCTGACGGAGCAGACGCGCGCCGACAACGCCCGGTTCTTCGGCGGGGACGTCGACAAGGTGCCGCAGCACTGCCTCACCCAGGGGCTCGCGACCGTCATGCGGGCCCGGCACATCGTGCTCGTCGCGACCGGCCGGTCCAAGGCCGACGCGATCCACCAGCTCGTCGAGGGGCCCGTGAGCGCGATGTGGCCGGGCACGATCCTGCAGCACCACCCGCACGTGAGCGTGCTGGTCGATACCGCGGCCGCGAGCCGGTTGCAGCTCGCGGACTACTTCCGCAGCACCTACGCCGCCAAGCCTGCCTGGCAGGGCCTGTAG
- a CDS encoding DEAD/DEAH box helicase, with amino-acid sequence MSPGTRPPARPATAASSAAASHLSPAFPGRAPWGTAEKLRAWQAEAIEAYRARAPRDFLAVATPGAGKTTFALRIATELLEAGIVRRVTVVAPTEHLKKQWADAAARVGVRLDPNFRNAQGRHGAHFDGVAVTYAQVAMKPALHAARTSAAPTLVILDEVHHGGDALSWGDGIREAFEGATRRLSLTGTPFRSDTAAIPFVTYARDEHGIRRSAADYSYKYGDALRDHVVRPVIFLTYSGQMRWRTKAGDEVSARLGGPLTKDMTAQAWRTALDPNGEWIPSVLAAADRRLTEVRRSMPDAGAMIIATDQTDARAYAGHLARLTGESPTVVLSDNSADNDASAAIDAFSAGTSRWLVAVRMVTEGVDLPRLAVGVYATSTSTPLFFAQAIGRFVRARRRGETASLFLPSVPQLLELASTIELERDHALDRPLTVEEQGDLYNPEDALLAAANRADAGSDAVGSDGLQGAFQPLEAQASFDRVLFDGGEFGTGADVGSAEELDFLGLPGLLDADQVTTLLKQRQAAQLTAKRGRTPVEQVRSEADHRKLAELRKELSALVSAWARRSGQPHGSVHTELRRRGGGPEVPLATVAQLEQRVAIVRDWFVGKR; translated from the coding sequence GTGAGCCCCGGGACCCGTCCCCCCGCTCGCCCCGCAACGGCTGCCTCGTCGGCAGCGGCGTCTCACCTGTCACCGGCCTTTCCTGGTCGCGCGCCGTGGGGGACCGCCGAGAAGCTGCGCGCCTGGCAGGCCGAGGCGATCGAGGCGTACCGCGCGCGCGCGCCGCGGGACTTCCTGGCCGTCGCGACGCCGGGCGCGGGCAAGACGACGTTCGCGCTGCGGATCGCGACCGAGCTGCTCGAGGCGGGGATCGTCCGCCGGGTGACCGTCGTGGCCCCGACCGAGCACCTGAAGAAGCAATGGGCCGACGCCGCGGCACGGGTCGGCGTCCGGCTCGACCCGAACTTCCGCAACGCCCAGGGCCGGCACGGCGCGCACTTCGACGGCGTGGCCGTGACGTACGCCCAGGTCGCGATGAAGCCCGCGCTGCACGCCGCGCGGACCTCGGCGGCGCCGACCCTGGTGATCCTCGACGAGGTGCACCACGGCGGCGACGCGCTGTCCTGGGGCGACGGCATCCGGGAGGCGTTCGAGGGCGCGACCCGGCGGCTGTCCCTGACGGGCACGCCGTTCCGGTCGGACACCGCCGCGATCCCGTTCGTCACCTACGCGCGGGACGAGCACGGGATCCGCCGCAGCGCGGCCGACTACAGCTACAAGTACGGCGACGCGCTGCGCGACCACGTGGTGCGCCCGGTGATCTTCCTGACGTACTCCGGCCAGATGCGCTGGCGCACCAAGGCCGGCGACGAGGTCAGCGCGCGCCTGGGCGGGCCGCTGACCAAGGACATGACCGCGCAGGCGTGGCGGACGGCGCTCGACCCGAACGGCGAATGGATCCCGTCCGTGCTGGCGGCGGCCGACCGGCGCCTGACGGAGGTGCGCCGCAGCATGCCCGACGCCGGCGCCATGATCATCGCGACGGACCAGACCGACGCGCGCGCCTACGCGGGCCACCTGGCCAGGCTGACGGGCGAGTCGCCGACCGTCGTGCTGTCGGACAACTCGGCCGACAACGACGCCTCGGCCGCGATCGACGCGTTCTCGGCCGGCACCTCGCGTTGGCTGGTCGCGGTGCGCATGGTGACCGAGGGCGTCGACCTGCCGCGGCTGGCGGTCGGGGTGTACGCGACCTCGACCTCGACGCCGCTGTTCTTCGCCCAGGCCATCGGCCGGTTCGTCCGGGCCCGCCGGCGCGGCGAGACGGCCTCGCTGTTCCTGCCGAGCGTGCCGCAGCTGCTCGAGCTCGCCAGCACGATCGAGCTCGAGCGCGACCACGCGCTCGACCGCCCGCTCACGGTCGAGGAGCAGGGGGACCTGTACAACCCGGAGGACGCGCTGCTGGCGGCCGCGAACCGGGCCGACGCCGGCTCCGACGCCGTCGGCTCCGACGGGCTGCAGGGCGCGTTCCAGCCGCTGGAGGCGCAGGCGTCCTTCGACCGCGTGCTGTTCGACGGCGGCGAGTTCGGCACGGGCGCCGACGTCGGCTCGGCGGAGGAGCTCGACTTCCTCGGCCTGCCCGGCCTGCTCGACGCCGATCAGGTCACCACGCTGCTCAAGCAGCGCCAGGCCGCGCAGCTCACGGCCAAGCGCGGCCGGACCCCGGTCGAGCAGGTGCGCTCCGAGGCGGACCACCGCAAGCTCGCCGAGCTGCGCAAGGAGCTGTCCGCGCTCGTGTCCGCGTGGGCGCGGCGCAGCGGGCAGCCGCACGGCTCGGTGCACACCGAGCTCCGCCGGCGCGGCGGCGGCCCGGAGGTCCCGCTCGCGACGGTCGCGCAGCTCGAGCAGCGGGTCGCGATCGTGCGGGACTGGTTCGTCGGCAAGCGCTGA
- a CDS encoding ROK family protein, whose protein sequence is MAGSARPGPPVIGLDIGGTKVLGVLLGADDVVVGSVRLPTVRGVDGVVATASAAVRALLAGAGIAPGAAGEAVAVGVGVPGVVDPAAGTVAHAVNLGLPGEATPLARLLSGSLGGAPVRVENDLNAAVLGVARALAATDLAFLALGTGIAAGLLLDGRLRRGAFGAAGEIGHLPYRLDGLVCPCGQHGCLELYASGASLDARWPAAVGTPPPAALFAAAAAGDPAATVLRDEFARAVAAAVRILVLTTDVEHVVLGGGVSEVGEPLLAAVVHALTVQAGESAFLGSLNIAARVRLPPAGSPVAAIGAALVARGTVAPWK, encoded by the coding sequence GTGGCCGGCTCCGCGCGCCCCGGCCCGCCGGTCATCGGCCTCGACATCGGGGGCACCAAGGTGCTCGGCGTCCTGCTCGGCGCCGACGACGTCGTCGTCGGCTCGGTCCGGCTGCCGACCGTGCGCGGGGTCGACGGCGTGGTCGCGACCGCCTCGGCTGCGGTCCGCGCGCTGCTCGCGGGCGCCGGCATCGCGCCCGGCGCCGCGGGCGAGGCGGTCGCCGTCGGCGTCGGCGTGCCGGGCGTCGTCGACCCCGCCGCGGGAACCGTCGCGCACGCCGTCAACCTCGGCCTCCCGGGCGAGGCCACGCCGCTCGCCCGGCTGCTGAGCGGGTCGCTCGGGGGCGCGCCCGTCCGGGTCGAGAACGACCTGAACGCCGCGGTGCTCGGCGTCGCGCGCGCGCTGGCGGCGACCGACCTCGCGTTCCTCGCGCTCGGCACCGGCATCGCCGCGGGGCTGCTGCTGGACGGCCGGCTCCGCCGCGGCGCGTTCGGCGCGGCGGGGGAGATCGGGCACCTGCCGTACCGCCTGGACGGCCTCGTGTGCCCGTGCGGGCAGCACGGCTGCCTCGAGCTGTACGCCTCCGGCGCCTCCCTCGACGCCCGCTGGCCCGCCGCCGTCGGCACGCCGCCGCCCGCGGCGCTGTTCGCCGCGGCCGCCGCGGGCGACCCGGCGGCGACGGTGCTGCGCGACGAGTTCGCCCGCGCCGTCGCGGCCGCGGTGCGGATCCTGGTGCTGACGACCGACGTCGAGCACGTGGTGCTGGGGGGCGGGGTGAGCGAGGTGGGCGAGCCGCTGCTCGCGGCCGTGGTCCACGCGCTCACCGTGCAGGCCGGCGAGTCCGCCTTCCTCGGCTCGCTGAACATCGCGGCGCGGGTCCGGCTTCCCCCGGCGGGCAGCCCGGTCGCAGCGATTGGCGCCGCGCTCGTGGCGCGTGGGACCGTGGCCCCATGGAAGTAA
- a CDS encoding extracellular solute-binding protein produces MAVGAAATLALTACSSSTDTPEGDGTSAGAVEAADITLWLAGGDTNDDLRAYLVDTFAAENPGSTLTIEEQPWGDLDAKLTTALPDANNTPDVVEVGNTQSPTYTNVGAFLDISDMYDELGGDDLLQSFVAAGEVDGLNYTLPYYFGSRYMFVRKDVWAEAGLEMPTTLDEFNSSVKAIAAANPRGIDNFSGFFLGGQDWRNGISWIFANGGDLATKDGDEWVSTLSDPNSITGLTQLQEIYESASNAPADAKDASPWLYLNDTDEAMDADGAVTASTSLAAATIMAPGWAHWSIGDLVTGEDGKPAREWNDATFGVLVLPGVDGEPAPVFAGGSNIGISAKSEHPELAKALLRIIFSDEYQQLLGGAGLGPANQTMVSSLGDDQFAQALIASASNSKLTPAAPGWASVESSKVLEEFFSKISTGGDVTALAQEYDEKITPMLNGNAG; encoded by the coding sequence GTGGCCGTCGGAGCAGCGGCGACGCTCGCGCTCACCGCCTGCAGCTCATCGACCGACACGCCGGAGGGCGACGGCACCTCGGCCGGCGCCGTCGAGGCGGCGGACATCACCCTCTGGCTCGCGGGCGGTGACACCAACGACGATCTCCGGGCTTACCTGGTCGACACCTTCGCCGCCGAGAACCCCGGCTCGACGCTCACGATCGAGGAGCAGCCCTGGGGCGACCTCGACGCGAAGCTGACGACCGCCCTGCCGGACGCCAACAACACCCCGGACGTCGTCGAGGTCGGCAACACGCAGTCGCCCACGTACACCAACGTGGGCGCGTTCCTCGACATCAGCGACATGTACGACGAGCTCGGCGGCGACGACCTGCTGCAGTCCTTCGTCGCGGCGGGCGAGGTCGACGGCCTGAACTACACGTTGCCGTACTACTTCGGCTCGCGGTACATGTTCGTGCGCAAGGACGTCTGGGCCGAGGCGGGCCTCGAGATGCCGACGACGCTCGACGAGTTCAACTCGTCCGTCAAGGCCATCGCCGCCGCCAACCCGCGCGGCATCGACAACTTCTCCGGGTTCTTCCTCGGCGGCCAGGACTGGCGCAACGGGATCTCGTGGATCTTCGCCAACGGCGGCGACCTCGCGACGAAGGACGGCGACGAGTGGGTCTCGACGCTGTCCGACCCGAACTCGATCACGGGCCTCACGCAGCTCCAGGAGATCTACGAGAGCGCCTCGAACGCGCCGGCCGACGCCAAGGACGCGAGCCCCTGGCTCTACCTCAACGACACGGACGAGGCGATGGACGCCGACGGCGCGGTGACGGCGAGCACGTCGCTCGCGGCGGCGACGATCATGGCGCCGGGCTGGGCGCACTGGTCCATCGGCGACCTCGTGACCGGCGAGGACGGCAAGCCCGCACGCGAGTGGAACGACGCGACGTTCGGCGTCCTGGTGCTCCCGGGCGTCGACGGCGAGCCGGCCCCGGTCTTCGCGGGCGGCTCCAACATCGGGATCTCGGCGAAGAGCGAGCACCCCGAGCTGGCCAAGGCGCTGCTGCGGATCATCTTCTCGGACGAGTACCAGCAGCTGCTTGGCGGCGCGGGCCTCGGCCCGGCCAACCAGACCATGGTGTCGTCGCTCGGCGACGACCAGTTCGCGCAGGCGCTCATCGCGTCGGCGTCCAACTCGAAGCTCACCCCCGCGGCGCCCGGGTGGGCATCGGTCGAGAGCTCGAAGGTGCTCGAGGAGTTCTTCAGCAAGATCTCCACGGGCGGGGACGTGACCGCGCTCGCGCAGGAGTACGACGAGAAGATCACGCCGATGCTCAACGGCAACGCCGGATAG
- the clpS gene encoding ATP-dependent Clp protease adapter ClpS: MPVQTSPAQDVLPGEDTRLADAWITLVWNDPVNLMSYVSYVFRSYFGYPAAQADTLMRQVHEEGRAVVSTGNREQMEVDVQAMHSFGLWATLSQGGA; encoded by the coding sequence GTGCCCGTCCAGACCTCACCCGCCCAGGACGTCTTGCCCGGAGAGGACACGCGGCTCGCCGATGCGTGGATCACGCTCGTGTGGAACGACCCTGTGAACCTCATGAGCTACGTGAGTTACGTCTTCCGCTCGTACTTCGGCTACCCCGCCGCGCAGGCGGACACGCTCATGCGGCAGGTGCACGAGGAGGGCCGGGCGGTCGTCTCGACCGGCAACCGCGAGCAGATGGAGGTCGACGTGCAGGCGATGCACTCCTTCGGCCTCTGGGCCACGCTGAGTCAGGGCGGCGCCTGA
- a CDS encoding nicotinate phosphoribosyltransferase — MRAPEPSALPDDVARALPTLLSPRPSTALLTDRYELTMLQAALASGVAHRHCVFEVFTRRLPPGRRYGVLAGTGRMLESLADFRFGAAELDWLAAQEVVDDRTLGYLADYRFTGDIWGYAEGETFFPGSPVLVVEGTFAESVVLETLVLSILNYDSAVASAASRMTSAAVDRPVMEMGSRRAHEHAAVAAARAAVIAGFVGTSNLEAGRRWGLPTIGTAAHAFTLLHDDEHAAFVAQIAAQGIGTTLLIDTFDVRRGVEAAIAVAGPTLGAVRLDSGDLLSLAQDVRRHLDELGATDTQIVVTSDLDEFAIAALAAAPVDSYGVGTALVTGSGAPTCGMVYKLVSREGADGTMQPVAKASVAKVGVGGRKSAARRLDPTGRAVEEVLVVGPDAAVVEWAEDVDSLRPLHVPLVVGGAVDTRWTGAAGVHLAVERHAASRAELPRGARRLSADDAAIPTVTLRLDT; from the coding sequence ATGAGAGCACCGGAGCCCTCGGCTCTGCCGGACGACGTCGCCCGCGCCCTGCCCACCCTCCTCTCCCCGCGCCCGAGCACCGCTCTGCTCACCGACCGATACGAGCTCACGATGCTGCAGGCCGCGCTCGCGAGCGGGGTCGCGCACCGGCACTGCGTGTTCGAGGTCTTCACGCGCCGGCTCCCGCCCGGGCGCCGCTACGGCGTGCTCGCGGGCACCGGCCGCATGCTCGAGTCGCTCGCCGACTTCCGGTTCGGCGCGGCCGAGCTGGACTGGCTCGCCGCGCAGGAGGTCGTGGACGACCGCACGCTCGGCTACCTCGCGGACTACCGGTTCACCGGCGACATCTGGGGCTACGCCGAGGGCGAGACGTTCTTCCCCGGCTCGCCCGTGCTCGTCGTGGAGGGCACGTTCGCCGAGTCGGTCGTGCTCGAGACGCTCGTGCTGTCGATCCTCAACTACGACAGCGCCGTGGCGTCGGCCGCCTCCCGGATGACGAGCGCCGCCGTCGACCGGCCCGTGATGGAGATGGGCTCGCGACGCGCGCACGAGCACGCGGCGGTCGCGGCCGCGCGCGCCGCCGTCATCGCCGGATTCGTCGGGACCTCGAACCTCGAGGCCGGCCGGCGCTGGGGGCTGCCGACGATCGGCACCGCCGCGCACGCGTTCACGCTGCTGCACGACGACGAGCACGCCGCGTTCGTCGCGCAGATCGCCGCGCAGGGCATCGGCACGACGCTGCTGATCGACACGTTCGACGTGCGCCGCGGGGTCGAGGCGGCGATCGCGGTCGCGGGCCCGACGCTCGGCGCGGTCCGGCTCGACTCGGGCGACCTGCTCTCGCTGGCGCAGGACGTGCGGCGCCACCTCGACGAGCTCGGGGCCACCGACACGCAGATCGTGGTCACGTCCGACCTCGACGAGTTCGCGATCGCGGCCCTGGCCGCCGCGCCGGTCGACAGTTACGGCGTCGGGACCGCGCTGGTCACCGGCTCCGGGGCGCCGACCTGCGGCATGGTCTACAAGCTCGTCTCGCGCGAGGGCGCCGACGGCACGATGCAGCCGGTCGCCAAGGCGTCGGTCGCGAAGGTGGGCGTCGGCGGCCGCAAGAGCGCGGCCCGCCGGCTCGACCCGACCGGGCGCGCGGTCGAGGAGGTCCTGGTCGTCGGGCCGGACGCGGCCGTCGTCGAGTGGGCCGAGGACGTCGACTCGCTGCGCCCGCTGCACGTGCCGCTCGTCGTCGGCGGCGCCGTGGACACGCGGTGGACCGGCGCGGCCGGGGTGCACCTCGCGGTCGAGCGGCACGCGGCCTCGCGCGCGGAGCTGCCGCGCGGCGCCCGCCGGCTCTCCGCCGACGACGCCGCGATCCCTACCGTCACGCTCCGCCTCGACACCTGA
- a CDS encoding carbohydrate ABC transporter permease — MPALTRAAPPPPPQTRRRRRRTVVPYALVAGAVAILVLAMGYPLGWQVVTSLKEFGLEQQFGQPAEFVGLRNYAALATDGYLWTVVARSVAFCLVNAGLTLAVGIGIALLMNAVGRFPRLVLQISMLLAWAMPVVAAMTVWRWLFDWRRGVVNWLLDAAGLHGFSGHNWLERPASFFLVATIIVVWMSVPFVAFSVYAGLTQVSEEVLEAAQLDGASARQQLTGIILPMIRPVLSIVLLLQLIWDLRVFAQIKMLQDAGSTPSETNLLGTYIYQLGTGSSDFGMSSAVSIFVLVLTVALSSFYIAALLREEET, encoded by the coding sequence GTGCCTGCGCTCACCCGCGCGGCCCCGCCGCCGCCGCCGCAGACGCGGCGGCGGCGGCGGCGGACCGTCGTTCCCTACGCGCTCGTCGCGGGCGCCGTCGCGATCCTGGTGCTCGCCATGGGCTACCCGCTCGGGTGGCAGGTGGTCACGTCGCTCAAGGAGTTCGGGCTCGAGCAGCAGTTCGGCCAGCCGGCCGAGTTCGTCGGGCTGCGCAACTACGCCGCGCTCGCGACGGACGGGTACCTGTGGACCGTCGTCGCGCGGTCCGTCGCGTTCTGCCTCGTCAATGCGGGGCTCACGCTCGCGGTCGGGATCGGGATCGCGCTGCTCATGAACGCCGTGGGCCGGTTCCCGCGACTCGTGCTGCAGATCTCGATGCTGCTCGCGTGGGCGATGCCCGTCGTCGCGGCCATGACGGTCTGGCGGTGGCTGTTCGACTGGCGCCGCGGCGTCGTGAACTGGCTGCTCGACGCGGCCGGCCTGCACGGCTTCAGCGGGCACAACTGGCTCGAGCGGCCGGCGTCGTTCTTCCTGGTCGCGACGATCATCGTCGTGTGGATGTCGGTGCCGTTCGTCGCGTTCTCGGTCTACGCCGGCCTCACCCAGGTCTCGGAGGAGGTGCTCGAGGCCGCGCAGCTCGACGGCGCCAGCGCGCGCCAGCAGCTCACCGGCATCATCCTGCCGATGATCCGCCCGGTGCTGTCGATCGTGCTGCTGCTGCAGCTGATCTGGGACCTGCGGGTGTTCGCGCAGATCAAAATGCTCCAGGACGCGGGCTCGACACCGAGCGAGACGAACCTGCTCGGCACCTACATCTACCAGCTCGGGACCGGCAGCTCGGACTTCGGCATGTCCTCGGCGGTGTCGATCTTCGTGCTCGTCCTCACGGTGGCGCTGAGCTCGTTCTACATCGCCGCCCTGCTGCGCGAGGAGGAGACATGA
- a CDS encoding ROK family transcriptional regulator: protein MTTVAFPSSSTGRGLGRELRPTSKVLPGHARAHNRSMVLQHLFHSGPTSRADLARSTSLTRVTVSDLVSSLLEEGIVEELGTRPAGRVGKPATLVGMRTGDFRIVAVDLADDAWMRGAVLSLTGAVVTRRSVALEGRTGAEALEALEDLCRLLLAAADRPVIGVGIGSPGVIDSLGTVVEAPNRGWYDVPLAMDLTERLGVATHVANDANTAALGEFTFGGAGGSGLLVLTVGQGVGAGIVVDGALVHGHRHAAGEIGHVTVVDDDGAGGPAPTCACGRRGCLETLLSVPALRRRIAGLDRDAADAELAAVGRVLGIALAPVVGALNLSEVLFSGPPELLDGPLRAAALHTIQQRTMAVIGAELQMRMASLGEDVALFGAAVLVLSGQLGVT, encoded by the coding sequence GTGACCACCGTCGCCTTCCCGAGCAGCAGCACCGGCCGAGGGCTCGGTCGCGAGCTGCGGCCGACCTCGAAGGTCCTGCCCGGGCACGCCCGCGCGCACAACCGCTCGATGGTGCTGCAGCACCTGTTCCACTCCGGCCCGACCTCCCGCGCGGACCTGGCCCGCAGCACCTCGCTGACGCGGGTGACGGTCTCGGACCTCGTCTCGTCGCTGCTGGAAGAGGGGATCGTCGAGGAGCTGGGCACCCGGCCCGCGGGCCGGGTCGGCAAGCCCGCGACGCTCGTCGGGATGCGCACGGGCGACTTCCGGATCGTCGCGGTCGACCTCGCCGACGACGCGTGGATGCGCGGCGCGGTGCTCAGCCTGACGGGGGCCGTGGTGACCCGCCGCTCGGTCGCGCTCGAGGGGCGCACCGGCGCCGAGGCGCTCGAGGCGCTCGAGGACCTGTGCCGACTCCTGCTCGCTGCGGCCGACCGCCCGGTGATCGGCGTCGGCATCGGCTCGCCCGGGGTGATCGACTCGCTCGGGACCGTCGTCGAGGCGCCGAACCGGGGCTGGTACGACGTCCCGCTCGCGATGGACCTGACCGAGCGGCTCGGCGTCGCCACGCACGTGGCCAACGACGCGAACACCGCGGCGCTGGGCGAGTTCACCTTCGGCGGCGCGGGCGGATCCGGCCTTTTGGTCCTCACCGTCGGGCAGGGCGTGGGCGCGGGCATCGTCGTCGACGGCGCGCTCGTGCACGGCCACCGGCACGCGGCCGGCGAGATTGGCCACGTCACCGTCGTCGACGACGACGGCGCGGGCGGCCCGGCGCCGACGTGCGCCTGCGGGCGGCGGGGCTGCCTCGAGACGCTGCTGTCCGTCCCGGCGCTGCGCCGCCGGATCGCGGGCCTCGACCGGGACGCAGCCGACGCGGAGCTCGCGGCGGTCGGGCGGGTGCTGGGCATCGCCCTGGCTCCCGTCGTGGGTGCGCTGAACCTCTCCGAGGTGCTGTTCAGCGGCCCGCCGGAGCTGCTCGACGGCCCGCTGCGTGCGGCGGCGCTGCACACCATCCAGCAGCGCACCATGGCGGTCATCGGCGCGGAGCTGCAGATGCGGATGGCCTCGCTCGGCGAGGACGTGGCCCTGTTCGGGGCCGCGGTCCTCGTGCTGTCCGGTCAGCTCGGGGTCACGTGA